From a single Capsicum annuum cultivar UCD-10X-F1 chromosome 12, UCD10Xv1.1, whole genome shotgun sequence genomic region:
- the LOC107853602 gene encoding probable LRR receptor-like serine/threonine-protein kinase At2g16250 isoform X2 has translation MLQHFMGTQFKISLLFLFFYSALSKQIQLNSTLEHKALLDLRSSLGIKAKYWPRKSDPCTNWTGIQCNNGKVVAIKLTGLRRSHQGSFSPQFSVDSLANFTHLTSFNSSSFILPGPIPDWFGQKLTNLKQLDLSSSSILGSLPTSLGSLSNLEFLSLFNNSITGSLPEGLSRLRNLSKLLVGNNELEGALPSTLFSSNFSALEYVSLSWNRFEGEIPDVLWSLSDLRILDISGNNFTGVVPSFTYFSATGALYNLSNNLFYGNVTFDIRSFQSIDLSNNYFQGLAPDKSGVRVTENCFTRSLNQRSLEDCSRFYDDRGLVFFNDRSQIPVQRHSKKGHKHLLIMVGVFGGVGVLLLLALVILLFWKMCYRGNSNQRGISNVSPVVEGGNNQEPPVKFPSDISGSIESFTYDQILQATSNFNELNLIKNGHTGDIFRGILEGGATVVIKKVNVEKETYKLELDLLNWTTHHRLVPFLGHCLEHENEKFLVYKYMPNGDLFNMLSRDTDLEDENGQSLDWITRLKIATGAAEGLVYLHHECNPPLVHRDVQASSILLDDKFEVRLGSLSYVCAQEGENQNLMTKFFRTPKNPEGDLTGSSSFPSCNYDVYCFGRVLLELVTGNVGVSHSDDDASTKEWLDKLLPFITICEKELVAKIVDPSLIIDDDLLEEIWAVAIVAKACLNPRPSRRPEMRRVLKALENPFKVVREGSFNSRRLRNTSSRRSWGAAFLGSWHHSSQDSTNACGQTSKEAVMSLKQSGRVGSHSHSSGNDHSSSNKRSSSEIFPEPQDTLDIERQDTS, from the exons ATGTTACAACATTTCATGGGAACTCAATTCaaaatttctcttcttttcttgttcttttactCAGCTTTATCTAAGCAAATCCAACTAAATTCCACTTTGGAACACAAAGCTTTACTTGATCTTAGATCATCTTTGGGTATCAAAGCAAAATACTGGCCAAGAAAGTCTGATCCTTGTACAAATTGGACTGGAATTCAATGCAACAATGGCAAAGTTGTAGCTATAAAGTTAACAGGACTAAGAAGAAGTCACCAAGGGAGTTTTTCTCCACAGTTTTCTGTTGATTCTTTAGCCAATTTTACTCACTTGACATCATTCAACTCATCAAGTTTCATTCTTCCAGGGCCAATTCCTGATTGGTTTGGCCAAAAGTTAACTAACCTTAAACAACTTGATCTTAGTTCAAGTTCAATTCTTGGTTCACTTCCAACATCACTTGGGAGTTTGAGTAATCTTGAGTTTCTATCTTTGTTTAACAATTCAATCACAG GGTCATTGCCTGAGGGTTTATCAAGATTGAGAAATTTGAGTAAATTGTTAGTTGGAAACAATGAGCTAGAGGGTGCATTGCCTAGTACTttgttttcttcaaatttttctgCATTGGAGTATGTAAGTCTCAGTTGGAATCGATTCGAAGGCGAAATTCCTGATGTATTGTGGTCATTGTCTGatttgaggattcttgatattTCAGGGAACAATTTCACTGGTGTGGTTCCTAGTTTTACCTATTTTAGTGCTACCGGTGCTTTATATAACCTTTCAAATAATCTTTTCTATGGAAATGTAACGTTTGATATTCGGAGTTTTCAGTCGATTGATCTGTCTAACAACTATTTTCAAGGACTAGCACCTGATAAATCTGGTGTCCGAGTTACGGAGAATTGCTTTACAAGGTCATTGAATCAGAGGAGTTTAGAAGATTGTAGTAGATTTTATGATGATAGGGGTCTAGTTTTCTTCAATGACAGAAGCCAAATTCCAGTACAAAGACACTCGAAGAAAGGGCATAAACATTTGCTTATAATGGTTGGCGTTTTTGGTGGAGTTGGTGTTCTTTTGCTTTTGGCATTAGTCATTTTATTGTTTTGGAAGATGTGCTATAGAGGTAATTCAAACCAAAGAGGCATATCGAACGTTAGTCCTGTTGTGGAAGGAGGCAATAATCAGGAACCACCAGTAAAGTTCCCTAGTGATATATCTGGTTCGATCGAATCATTTACTTATGATCAGATACTACAAGCCACAAGCAACTTCAATGAATTAAACCTTATCAAGAATGGTCACACAGGAGATATTTTTCGAGGAATATTAGAAGGCGGTGCCACCGTAGTTATCAAGAAAGTTAATGTTGAGAAAGAAACATACAAGTTGGAGTTGGATTTGTTAAACTGGACAACACACCATAGGCTTGTCCCTTTTTTGGGACATTGCTTAGAGCATGAGAATGAGAAATTCTTGGTCTATAAATATATGCCAAATGGAGATTTATTCAATATGTTGTCCCGGGATACGGATTTAGAAGACGAAAATGGACAGTCTTTGGATTGGATAACAAGATTAAAAATTGCAACAGGTGCTGCAGAAGGTTTAGTTTATTTGCATCATGAGTGTAATCCTCCCCTTGTTCATAG AGATGTTCAAGCTAGCAGTATCCTTCTCGACGATAAATTTGAAGTACGACTGGGAAGTTTGAGCTACGTTTGTGCACAGGAAGGTGAAAATCAGAATTTGATGACAAAGTTTTTCCGCACACCAAA GAATCCTGAGGGAGACCTTACTG GATCTTCTTCATTTCCAAGTTGCAATTATGATGTATACTGTTTCGGGAGGGTTTTACTCGAGCTTGTAACTGGTAATGTCGGCGTAAGCCACTCAGATGATGATGCCTCAACCAAGGAGTGGTTGGACAAACTTCTTCCTTTCATCACTATATGCGAGAAAGAACTAGTGGCCAAGATTGTCGATCCATCTCTAATTATAGACGATGACTTATTGGAAGAGATATGGGCCGTAGCAATAGTAGCCAAAGCATGTCTTAATCCGAGGCCTTCTAGACGTCCTGAAATGAGACGCGTCCTAAAAGCGCTAGAGAACCCTTTCAAGGTTGTTAGGGAGGGAAGTTTCAACTCTAGAAGGCTACGAAATACTTCATCGAGGCGATCCTGGGGTGCTGCTTTTCTTGGTAGTTGGCATCACAGCTCACAAGATAGTACTAATGCTTGTGGCCAAACAAGCAAAGAGGCAGTCATGAGCCTCAAACAGTCAGGAAGAGTGGGATCTCATTCTCATAGCAGTGGGAATGATCATTCATCATCGAATAAGAGATCGTCTAGTGAGATTTTCCCCGAACCTCAGGACACACTAGATATAGAGAGACAAGACACGAGCTAG
- the LOC107853602 gene encoding probable LRR receptor-like serine/threonine-protein kinase At2g16250 isoform X1 translates to MLQHFMGTQFKISLLFLFFYSALSKQIQLNSTLEHKALLDLRSSLGIKAKYWPRKSDPCTNWTGIQCNNGKVVAIKLTGLRRSHQGSFSPQFSVDSLANFTHLTSFNSSSFILPGPIPDWFGQKLTNLKQLDLSSSSILGSLPTSLGSLSNLEFLSLFNNSITGIVPIQLGNLSSLSVLDLSWNSLTGSIPSSLSDIVNLSVLDLSSNSLSGPIPVEFGSFLGLKFLNLSNNSLSSYIPAQIGNLTQLVELDLGYNYLSGSLPEGLSRLRNLSKLLVGNNELEGALPSTLFSSNFSALEYVSLSWNRFEGEIPDVLWSLSDLRILDISGNNFTGVVPSFTYFSATGALYNLSNNLFYGNVTFDIRSFQSIDLSNNYFQGLAPDKSGVRVTENCFTRSLNQRSLEDCSRFYDDRGLVFFNDRSQIPVQRHSKKGHKHLLIMVGVFGGVGVLLLLALVILLFWKMCYRGNSNQRGISNVSPVVEGGNNQEPPVKFPSDISGSIESFTYDQILQATSNFNELNLIKNGHTGDIFRGILEGGATVVIKKVNVEKETYKLELDLLNWTTHHRLVPFLGHCLEHENEKFLVYKYMPNGDLFNMLSRDTDLEDENGQSLDWITRLKIATGAAEGLVYLHHECNPPLVHRDVQASSILLDDKFEVRLGSLSYVCAQEGENQNLMTKFFRTPKNPEGDLTGSSSFPSCNYDVYCFGRVLLELVTGNVGVSHSDDDASTKEWLDKLLPFITICEKELVAKIVDPSLIIDDDLLEEIWAVAIVAKACLNPRPSRRPEMRRVLKALENPFKVVREGSFNSRRLRNTSSRRSWGAAFLGSWHHSSQDSTNACGQTSKEAVMSLKQSGRVGSHSHSSGNDHSSSNKRSSSEIFPEPQDTLDIERQDTS, encoded by the exons ATGTTACAACATTTCATGGGAACTCAATTCaaaatttctcttcttttcttgttcttttactCAGCTTTATCTAAGCAAATCCAACTAAATTCCACTTTGGAACACAAAGCTTTACTTGATCTTAGATCATCTTTGGGTATCAAAGCAAAATACTGGCCAAGAAAGTCTGATCCTTGTACAAATTGGACTGGAATTCAATGCAACAATGGCAAAGTTGTAGCTATAAAGTTAACAGGACTAAGAAGAAGTCACCAAGGGAGTTTTTCTCCACAGTTTTCTGTTGATTCTTTAGCCAATTTTACTCACTTGACATCATTCAACTCATCAAGTTTCATTCTTCCAGGGCCAATTCCTGATTGGTTTGGCCAAAAGTTAACTAACCTTAAACAACTTGATCTTAGTTCAAGTTCAATTCTTGGTTCACTTCCAACATCACTTGGGAGTTTGAGTAATCTTGAGTTTCTATCTTTGTTTAACAATTCAATCACAGGTATTGTTCCTATACAACTTGGGAATTTGAGTTCTTTAAGCGTTCTTGATCTTTCTTGGAATTCACTAACAGGTTCAATTCCAAGTTCTTTATCAGATATTGTGAATCTGTCAGTTCTTGATTTGTCTTCAAATTCTTTGTCTGGACCAATTCCTGTTGAATTTGGTTCATTTCTTGGACTTAAGTTCCTTAACTTGTCAAATAACAGTTTGAGTTCTTATATTCCTGCTCAAATTGGTAATCTTACTCAGTTGGTTGAACTTGACCTTGGGTATAATTACTTGTCAGGGTCATTGCCTGAGGGTTTATCAAGATTGAGAAATTTGAGTAAATTGTTAGTTGGAAACAATGAGCTAGAGGGTGCATTGCCTAGTACTttgttttcttcaaatttttctgCATTGGAGTATGTAAGTCTCAGTTGGAATCGATTCGAAGGCGAAATTCCTGATGTATTGTGGTCATTGTCTGatttgaggattcttgatattTCAGGGAACAATTTCACTGGTGTGGTTCCTAGTTTTACCTATTTTAGTGCTACCGGTGCTTTATATAACCTTTCAAATAATCTTTTCTATGGAAATGTAACGTTTGATATTCGGAGTTTTCAGTCGATTGATCTGTCTAACAACTATTTTCAAGGACTAGCACCTGATAAATCTGGTGTCCGAGTTACGGAGAATTGCTTTACAAGGTCATTGAATCAGAGGAGTTTAGAAGATTGTAGTAGATTTTATGATGATAGGGGTCTAGTTTTCTTCAATGACAGAAGCCAAATTCCAGTACAAAGACACTCGAAGAAAGGGCATAAACATTTGCTTATAATGGTTGGCGTTTTTGGTGGAGTTGGTGTTCTTTTGCTTTTGGCATTAGTCATTTTATTGTTTTGGAAGATGTGCTATAGAGGTAATTCAAACCAAAGAGGCATATCGAACGTTAGTCCTGTTGTGGAAGGAGGCAATAATCAGGAACCACCAGTAAAGTTCCCTAGTGATATATCTGGTTCGATCGAATCATTTACTTATGATCAGATACTACAAGCCACAAGCAACTTCAATGAATTAAACCTTATCAAGAATGGTCACACAGGAGATATTTTTCGAGGAATATTAGAAGGCGGTGCCACCGTAGTTATCAAGAAAGTTAATGTTGAGAAAGAAACATACAAGTTGGAGTTGGATTTGTTAAACTGGACAACACACCATAGGCTTGTCCCTTTTTTGGGACATTGCTTAGAGCATGAGAATGAGAAATTCTTGGTCTATAAATATATGCCAAATGGAGATTTATTCAATATGTTGTCCCGGGATACGGATTTAGAAGACGAAAATGGACAGTCTTTGGATTGGATAACAAGATTAAAAATTGCAACAGGTGCTGCAGAAGGTTTAGTTTATTTGCATCATGAGTGTAATCCTCCCCTTGTTCATAG AGATGTTCAAGCTAGCAGTATCCTTCTCGACGATAAATTTGAAGTACGACTGGGAAGTTTGAGCTACGTTTGTGCACAGGAAGGTGAAAATCAGAATTTGATGACAAAGTTTTTCCGCACACCAAA GAATCCTGAGGGAGACCTTACTG GATCTTCTTCATTTCCAAGTTGCAATTATGATGTATACTGTTTCGGGAGGGTTTTACTCGAGCTTGTAACTGGTAATGTCGGCGTAAGCCACTCAGATGATGATGCCTCAACCAAGGAGTGGTTGGACAAACTTCTTCCTTTCATCACTATATGCGAGAAAGAACTAGTGGCCAAGATTGTCGATCCATCTCTAATTATAGACGATGACTTATTGGAAGAGATATGGGCCGTAGCAATAGTAGCCAAAGCATGTCTTAATCCGAGGCCTTCTAGACGTCCTGAAATGAGACGCGTCCTAAAAGCGCTAGAGAACCCTTTCAAGGTTGTTAGGGAGGGAAGTTTCAACTCTAGAAGGCTACGAAATACTTCATCGAGGCGATCCTGGGGTGCTGCTTTTCTTGGTAGTTGGCATCACAGCTCACAAGATAGTACTAATGCTTGTGGCCAAACAAGCAAAGAGGCAGTCATGAGCCTCAAACAGTCAGGAAGAGTGGGATCTCATTCTCATAGCAGTGGGAATGATCATTCATCATCGAATAAGAGATCGTCTAGTGAGATTTTCCCCGAACCTCAGGACACACTAGATATAGAGAGACAAGACACGAGCTAG